Proteins encoded by one window of Arachis hypogaea cultivar Tifrunner chromosome 1, arahy.Tifrunner.gnm2.J5K5, whole genome shotgun sequence:
- the LOC112800281 gene encoding probable N-acetyltransferase HLS1 isoform X2 has product MGEEVEVVVREFEPNKDREGVGAVERICEVGPSGKISLFTDLRGDPICRVAEIGNEIVGMTRGCIKTVTCGKKLHRHGKNNTADSTAKQVPVYTKLAYILGLRVSPLYRRMGIGLKLVRAMEKWFRDNGAEYSYMATENNNVASINLFTDKCGYSKFRTPSILVKPVFEHRVKTSSKIKIIKLDQNDAESLYRLRFSTTELFPRDIDSVLNNKLSLGTFLAVPRGGYGPDTWPGPAHFLASPPHSWAVLSIWNCKEVFSLEVRGVSRVKRALAKMTRVVDRAFPWLGLPSIPNFFRPFGFHFLYGVGGEGPEAVKMVRALCGFAHNLAKEKGCGAVATEVSRLEPLRLGVPHWKMLSCEEDLWCIKRLGEDYSDGSVGDWTKSPPDFSIFVDPREV; this is encoded by the exons ATGGGTGAGGAGGTGGAAGTGGTGGTGAGAGAGTTCGAGCCAAATAAAGACAGAGAGGGAGTAGGAGCTGTTGAGAGGATATGCGAAGTTGGACCCAGTGGCAAGATTTCCCTCTTCACCGACCTCCGCGGTGACCCTATTTGCAGG GTGGCTGAGATAGGCAATGAAATAGTGGGCATGACAAGAGGTTGCATCAAAACCGTTACATGCGGAAAGAAGCTCCATAGACACGGAAAAAACAACACTGCTGACTCCACCGCCAAACAAGTCCCTGTCTACACCAAACTAGCCTACATATTAGGCCTTCGCGTTTCACCACTCTACAG GAGAATGGGTATAGGTCTCAAGCTTGTACGGGCGATGGAGAAATGGTTTAGAGACAACGGTGCAGAGTACTCATACATGGCAACGGAAAACAACAACGTTGCGTCCATTAATCTCTTCACCGACAAATGCGGTTACTCAAAGTTCCGTACTCCGTCTATTCTCGTCAAACCCGTTTTCGAGCACCGGGTAAAAACCTCTtccaaaatcaaaatcataaagCTTGACCAAAACGACGCCGAATCACTATACCGACTCAGATTCTCCACAACGGAGCTCTTCCCGCGCGACATTGACTCTGTTCTTAACAACAAGCTCTCACTTGGAACCTTTTTGGCGGTTCCGAGAGGGGGTTACGGGCCTGACACGTGGCCCGGCCCGGCACATTTTCTTGCTTCCCCGCCTCACTCCTGGGCCGTCCTCAGCATTTGGAACTGCAAAGAAGTGTTCTCACTTGAGGTGAGAGGCGTGTCGCGCGTGAAGCGGGCTTTAGCGAAAATGACACGTGTCGTTGATCGGGCTTTCCCATGGCTCGGGCTTCCTTCGATACCGAATTTCTTCAGGCCGTTCGGGTTTCATTTCTTGTATGGAGTTGGAGGGGAGGGACCTGAGGCGGTTAAGATGGTTCGGGCTTTGTGTGGGTTTGCACACAACCTGGCGAAAGAGAAAGGGTGCGGGGCGGTGGCGACGGAGGTTTCGAGGCTGGAACCGCTGCGGTTAGGAGTGCCGCACTGGAAGATGCTGTCGTGTGAGGAGGATCTATGGTGCATAAAACGGTTAGGGGAGGATTACAGTGACGGATCAGTTGGTGACTGGACCAAATCTCCCCCTGATTTTTCAATTTTCGTTGACCCTAGAGAGGTCTGA
- the LOC112800281 gene encoding probable N-acetyltransferase HLS1 isoform X1: protein MGEEVEVVVREFEPNKDREGVGAVERICEVGPSGKISLFTDLRGDPICRVRHSPTFLMLVAEIGNEIVGMTRGCIKTVTCGKKLHRHGKNNTADSTAKQVPVYTKLAYILGLRVSPLYRRMGIGLKLVRAMEKWFRDNGAEYSYMATENNNVASINLFTDKCGYSKFRTPSILVKPVFEHRVKTSSKIKIIKLDQNDAESLYRLRFSTTELFPRDIDSVLNNKLSLGTFLAVPRGGYGPDTWPGPAHFLASPPHSWAVLSIWNCKEVFSLEVRGVSRVKRALAKMTRVVDRAFPWLGLPSIPNFFRPFGFHFLYGVGGEGPEAVKMVRALCGFAHNLAKEKGCGAVATEVSRLEPLRLGVPHWKMLSCEEDLWCIKRLGEDYSDGSVGDWTKSPPDFSIFVDPREV from the exons ATGGGTGAGGAGGTGGAAGTGGTGGTGAGAGAGTTCGAGCCAAATAAAGACAGAGAGGGAGTAGGAGCTGTTGAGAGGATATGCGAAGTTGGACCCAGTGGCAAGATTTCCCTCTTCACCGACCTCCGCGGTGACCCTATTTGCAGGGTCCGCCACTCACCTACTTTCCTCATGCTA GTGGCTGAGATAGGCAATGAAATAGTGGGCATGACAAGAGGTTGCATCAAAACCGTTACATGCGGAAAGAAGCTCCATAGACACGGAAAAAACAACACTGCTGACTCCACCGCCAAACAAGTCCCTGTCTACACCAAACTAGCCTACATATTAGGCCTTCGCGTTTCACCACTCTACAG GAGAATGGGTATAGGTCTCAAGCTTGTACGGGCGATGGAGAAATGGTTTAGAGACAACGGTGCAGAGTACTCATACATGGCAACGGAAAACAACAACGTTGCGTCCATTAATCTCTTCACCGACAAATGCGGTTACTCAAAGTTCCGTACTCCGTCTATTCTCGTCAAACCCGTTTTCGAGCACCGGGTAAAAACCTCTtccaaaatcaaaatcataaagCTTGACCAAAACGACGCCGAATCACTATACCGACTCAGATTCTCCACAACGGAGCTCTTCCCGCGCGACATTGACTCTGTTCTTAACAACAAGCTCTCACTTGGAACCTTTTTGGCGGTTCCGAGAGGGGGTTACGGGCCTGACACGTGGCCCGGCCCGGCACATTTTCTTGCTTCCCCGCCTCACTCCTGGGCCGTCCTCAGCATTTGGAACTGCAAAGAAGTGTTCTCACTTGAGGTGAGAGGCGTGTCGCGCGTGAAGCGGGCTTTAGCGAAAATGACACGTGTCGTTGATCGGGCTTTCCCATGGCTCGGGCTTCCTTCGATACCGAATTTCTTCAGGCCGTTCGGGTTTCATTTCTTGTATGGAGTTGGAGGGGAGGGACCTGAGGCGGTTAAGATGGTTCGGGCTTTGTGTGGGTTTGCACACAACCTGGCGAAAGAGAAAGGGTGCGGGGCGGTGGCGACGGAGGTTTCGAGGCTGGAACCGCTGCGGTTAGGAGTGCCGCACTGGAAGATGCTGTCGTGTGAGGAGGATCTATGGTGCATAAAACGGTTAGGGGAGGATTACAGTGACGGATCAGTTGGTGACTGGACCAAATCTCCCCCTGATTTTTCAATTTTCGTTGACCCTAGAGAGGTCTGA